GTTTGATTGTTTTCAGAAAAACATTCTTATATTAGAAATTAAAAAGCCTTTCTGCAGAGGGCAGAAAGGCATCATAAATAAAAACCTTTCTCCCATCTTCCAAAGCAATCGCTTTGTGTGAATTGGCACCATTTCAATATTAATATTGACGGTTGCCGGGCTTCATCGGGCACATCCCTCCACCTCTCTTGATAAGAGCTATAGCATTCTATATTTAATTAACACGTTCACGGATTAAAGCAATCATTTTAGTACGAAAGTAATCTTAACACGGATAAAAAGTGGTGTCAAACAAATTATCTTCTTATTTTGAATAAACTTTAATCTTACTTTACGCTTTTGCTTTTATGGAAGAAATACCTGTGGCGGACTCAATTGCTGATTCAAGATCCTCGATTAGATCTTCCACATTCTCAATGCCTATGGAAAGTCGAATTAAGTCCTCAGAAACACCAGCTGCCTTTAGTCCTTCTGCATCTAACTGCTGGTGAGTAGTGCTGGCAGGATGGATAATTAAGCTTTTCGCATCCCCAACATTCGCTACATGGGCGAAAAGTGTAATCGAATCAATTAATTTTGCTCCTGCATCTCTTCCACCTTTTATACCAAAAACAACCATAGATCCTGCACCCTTAGGTAAATACTTACTTGCCAATTCATTATCAGGATGTGAAGTGTGGCCAGGATAGGATACCCACTCTACTGCAGGATGCTTTAATAAATAATCCACTACTTCCTTAGTATTAGCAACATGTTCCTTCATTCGGACATGCAGGGTTTCAAGACCAAGAGTGAATTGAAAGGCATTTTGCGGACTTAAAGAAGGTCCTAAGTCACGTAATAATTGTACACGAGCTTTGATAATATAAGCTACAGCACCTAATGCTTCAGCGTAAACAAGATCATGATAACTAGGATCCGGGGTGGTAAAGCCTGGGAATTTAGGTGAATTCCAGTCGAACTTGCCACCGTCTACAATAACACCTCCAGTTGATGTCCCATTCCCTAAAAGCCATTTCGTTGCTGAATGTATAACAATATCTGCCCCATATTCTATGGGTCTGCATAGATAAGGTGTGGCAAAGGTATTATCAATAATTAATGGAACTCCTGCTTCATGGGCAATTTCTGCTACTTTTTCAATATCAAGAACTCGTAAAGACGGATTACCAATCGTCTCAGCAAATACAGCTTTTGTTTTTTCATTGATTGCAGCGCGGAAATTTTCTGGATCTTCAGGGTCAACAAACTTAACCTTGATTCCGTACTTCGGAAGTGTAACAGCAAATAAATTGTACGTTCCACCATATAAAGTCGATGCCGAAACGATTTCATCACCTGCTTCTGCAATATTTAAGATTGACAAGGTAATGGCAGCCATTCCGCTTGCTACTGCTAAAGCCCCGACTCCACCCTCCAACAGTGTAACTCTTTCTTCGAAAACAGTAGTTGTTGGATTATGGATTCGAGTATATATGTATCCAGTCTCTTTCAACGCAAAAAGATTTGCTGCATGTTCCGTATTTTTGAATTGGTAGGCATTATTTTGGTAAATCGGTACGGCCCGTGCACCTGTTACTGGGTCTGGTGCCAATCCGCCATGAACACTCAAAGTTTCAAATCGATAATTTTTTTGATTTTCCCCCATACTAACACTCCTCCATTTTTTAAACTTAAAAACCCCCTCCTTAAGAAGAGGGGGTCTCTCTCCTTATCTGCCAGAGTAGTTACTCTGCTGGAATTAGCACCGTGTTGTCAAACCGGTTGCCGGGCATCGCAGGGCCAGTCCCTCCGCCTCTCTGGATAAGAAATTATTGAATTGTAGAATTAATCGAATATTTTAAAAGAATAATACACCAAATCATGGAAATCTTCAATAGATTTAGAAATTTTTCTTAGTAAACTGTCTTTCTGGGTTAGAGAAAAAACGAAAGTGAATAATCCACTCTCGTTTTTCTCAATCATTCTACTTTTGTGTAGGACTAATTTTAGAAACTAGAGATTCTGAAACAACACCAACTCCGCCTAATACATTTACCTGAACTAGGTTCAATGAGGCCAAGTAAGCTTTAGTAGCTTCTGGTAAGGCTTCAGTTACTAAAACAATACCTGTTTGGTCTTTAGCAGCTAATGCAGCTCCCGCTAAGCTATCTGGGAAGTTGTCACCAGTTGCTACGTAAACAAAGTTTGCATCTAAGTCAAAATGTTTAGCAACTGCCACATTTGTATCATATCTTGTTTGTCCGCTAACACGAGTAGCACTTGGTAATTTTTTAGCAACATCATCCGATACAACTCCGTTACCGCCAATTACTAATGTTTTAGTTGCGCCTAAGTCTTTAACAGCTGTTTTTGTTTCAGCTGGGAGGTTTTTGGAATCATTTACCAATAAGATTGGTAATCCTTTTGCTCCTGCAAATGATGCAACTGATAAAGCGTCTGGGAAGTTAAAGCCATTTACTACTACAACCTCTTCGGAACCTTCTGGAGCAACTACTTGCGCAACTGCTGCTGCAGTTTCAAAACGGTTATCACCAGCTAATCTTTCAACTTCAATTCCAAGTTTAGTTAATTGGTTTTCTACTGCTGATGAAATTGCACCAGTTCCACCAAGGATATATACCTTTTTAGCTCCTAGTCTTTCAATCTCAGCTTGGGTAGACTTGTTTAATTCATTGCTAGAAGTTAAAAGAAGTGGAGAGTCATACTTAGCTGCTAATGGAACACCCGCTAAGGCGTCAGCGTACACATCACCACGAGCAAGTACAACTACATCAGATTGCTCCCAACCCTTTTTACTTACTTCTACAGAAGTATCATATCGAGATGCACCAGCTATACGTTCAACAGCTGATTCGCGGTAAATATTTACTTCTTTCGTTGTTTTGTTACCTGCAACGTCTTCAAGCTCAAGTGTAAATGTATTGTTACCTGGCTCTAATGTTAATTCTGTTGATACTTCTTTTTCAATACCCTTCATTACGAAGTTTTCAAAAGCAAATTGGTGGTTAAATTCTTCATTTCCATCCACTTTGTATTGAAGCTCTTCGAAATTATCAGAGATGGTAGCTTTTAATGTTACTTTATCAACATTTGGTTTTACACTTGTAGGAACGTCAAGCTCAAGCTTCGGTGCAGTTGTATCAACAACAAGATCTCGAACTAGGTAATCAATCTCATTACCGGCAACGTCTTTACCAGAAATTCTAACTTCTTGGACACCATCTTCTTCAAAAGTAACGGTTGTGCTGAACTCATAACGAGATTTTTCATCATTCCAAACTAGCTCAACTGATTTACCAGCTACTTTGAAATCAGTAACCTTTGAATTATCTGTTAGATAACCAGCAACAGGCAGTTCATGAGAAGTGTAAACATTTGTAGCTCCAATTGAAGTTACATGGATGAATGGAATAGTAGAGTCGTTAGCACCTTCTACAACTACATTAGAAGAGTTTCCAGCGAAGTCATATGCAACAACTTCTACAGTACCGCCTACTGGAGCTTTAGCAAATGTATAATCAGTTGCAGTTCCAGCTAATGGCAGATCATCCTCACCAAACACTGATTCACCGTTTACAAGGATATCATAGTAAGCTACTCCTGATCCATTTTCATCAGATGAACTTAATGTTAGCTTGTCCCCTTTAACACTTGCAGTCAATTCTGGTGCTGCAGTATCAACTACAACAGGGAAGGTAACCTTTTGTGGTTCTTTTCCTTCAAAATCAATAGTAGATGAGATTTCATAGAAATATTCACCATCTGCTACTAATTTGTTTTTCACTGTTCCATCCCATGCTGCAGCGGTCTTAATATAATATTGAGCTCCTCTGCCGCCATCGTTGAAGTTTTTACGAACTAATTCTTCAGAATTTAATTTACGAAGAACATTTCCTTCTTTATCAACAATCTTGTATTCTACTGATTTAGCATTTCTTAAGAAAGATAGAATTGGCATCGCATCATCACTTACACCGTCACCATTTGGAGAGAATGCAATGTTTTCATCTTTA
This Neobacillus sp. YX16 DNA region includes the following protein-coding sequences:
- a CDS encoding O-acetylhomoserine aminocarboxypropyltransferase/cysteine synthase family protein, whose amino-acid sequence is MGENQKNYRFETLSVHGGLAPDPVTGARAVPIYQNNAYQFKNTEHAANLFALKETGYIYTRIHNPTTTVFEERVTLLEGGVGALAVASGMAAITLSILNIAEAGDEIVSASTLYGGTYNLFAVTLPKYGIKVKFVDPEDPENFRAAINEKTKAVFAETIGNPSLRVLDIEKVAEIAHEAGVPLIIDNTFATPYLCRPIEYGADIVIHSATKWLLGNGTSTGGVIVDGGKFDWNSPKFPGFTTPDPSYHDLVYAEALGAVAYIIKARVQLLRDLGPSLSPQNAFQFTLGLETLHVRMKEHVANTKEVVDYLLKHPAVEWVSYPGHTSHPDNELASKYLPKGAGSMVVFGIKGGRDAGAKLIDSITLFAHVANVGDAKSLIIHPASTTHQQLDAEGLKAAGVSEDLIRLSIGIENVEDLIEDLESAIESATGISSIKAKA